The following coding sequences lie in one Xylocopa sonorina isolate GNS202 chromosome 15, iyXylSono1_principal, whole genome shotgun sequence genomic window:
- the Asciz gene encoding ASCIZ zinc finger protein gives MKKTKPAENVSNCVKTVCPSPEELSVITNNVKCEKCGLVFQNEPRYRLHDLKVHQRKNLDKTIKEHVQYHCPVESCIYAPKAERHFSTMKYLKQHYLKVHAKKTHACTRCEKSFSTEAAKEGHMRICGIEFACTCSKTYTTYEALLTHAKRSLHTINDKYKSFSRRTSSKTMRLILRTNQTEINKLVTILPTNQNESKLSSHNNGCTQRLTSDVGIQTDEYKKSRRISSPLKHINNSCYNGKRGVSKQTQTSISQRARQSVMSMETQTIQASQIFKNSLKFQKHGKNTVSQNVDYTLLKEDLNLGNFASSNLFPSSPLPLRHDDGLQDFWEDKSTSGTQTIPEKDMFEVLNDNVTQTEFETFYDHNTNPLIQCAPKSTVALMTLPYAEETSTVVEGYSFVPSNSISRSDPMLTDKTFDDKFSSIETQTEQAYSQSFFDSDPLTRSFALSSTIETQTTNNLDNMEQLLYSNTCTQTCNEMLSTDLGLSNIQTQTPWTQLEDTTVSAETQTKSLLCETGCNISMSACRSWLSTQTSHTETQTDLLSIFEGLQ, from the exons ATGAAGAAAACAAAACCGGCAGAGAATGTCTCGAATTGTGTTAAAACTGTCTGTCCGTCGCCAGAAGAGCTCAGCGTGATAACGAACAATGTTAAATGCGAGAAATGCGGGCTCGTATTTCAAAATGAACCGCGATATCGGCTGCACGATCTCAAAGTGCACCAGCGTAAAAATCTGGATAAAACAATAAAGGAACATGTACAATATCATTGCCCAGTGGAGTCTTGTATATACGCACCGAAAGCGGAAAGACATTTTAGTACTATGAAATACCTTAAGCAG CATTACCTTAAAGTACACGCGAAAAAGACACACGCATGCACCCGTTGCGAGAAAAGCTTTTCCACCGAAGCAGCCAAAGAAGGCCACATGAGAATATGCGGGATCGAATTCGCATGTACTTGTTCGAAAACCTACACTACCTATGAAGCGTTGCTTACGCATGCGAAGAGGTCTCTGCATACCATAAATGACAAATATAAAAGTTTCTCAAG GCGTACAAGTTCTAAAACAATGAGATTGATTTTACGAACTAATCAAacggaaataaataaattagttACTATACTACCAACAAATCAAAATGAGAGTAAATTATCCAGTCATAATAACGGTTGCACGCAAAGGCTCACATCGGATGTTGGTATACAAACTGACGAGTATAAAAAGAGTAGAAGAATATCGAGTCCATTAAAACATATCAATAATAGTTGTTATAATGGAAAACGTGGAGTGTCTAAACAAACACAGACGAGTATCTCACAGAGAGCTAGACAGAGTGTAATGTCTATGGAAACACAAACGATACAAGCTTCGCAAATATTTAAGAACTCGCTAAAGTTTCAAAAACATGGAAAGAATACTGTATCTCAAAATGTAGATTATACACTGTTAAAAGAAGACCTTAATCTCGGTAATTTTGCATCGTCAAATTTATTTCCTAGTAGTCCGTTACCGCTTCGTCACGATGATGGATTACAAGATTTTTGGGAAGATAAGAGCACCTCGGGTACTCAGACGATACCTGAAAAAGATATGTTTGAAGTTTTAAACGATAACGTCACTCAAACAGAGTTTGAAACATTTTACGATCATAATACAAATCCATTGATACAATGCGCCCCAAAGAGTACAGTTGCTTTAATGACTCTACCTTATGCGGAAGAAACGTCAACAGTTGTAGAAGGATACTCCTTCGTGCCCTCCAACAGTATATCACGGTCAGATCCCATGCTCACGGACAAAACTTTTGATGATAAGTTTAGCAGTATAGAGACTCAAACAGAACAAGCTTATTCGCAATCATTTTTTGATTCTGATCCCTTAACGAGATCATTTGCTTTAAGTTCTACTATTGAAACACAGACAACAAATAATCTTGATAACATGGAACAGTTATTATACAGTAATACATGCACGCAAACTTGCAATGAAATGCTATCGACTGATTTAGGATTATCCAATATCCAAACACAAACACCGTGGACACAACTCGAGGATACCACTGTCTCTGCGGAGACACAAACAAAATCCTTATTATGTGAAACAGGTTGCAATATTTCGATGAGTGCGTGTCGTTCCTGGTTAAGTACTCAAACTAGTCACACTGAAACACAAACTGACTTACTTAGTATTTTTGAAGGTCTTCAATAA